A genome region from Fibrobacter sp. UWB15 includes the following:
- a CDS encoding RodZ family helix-turn-helix domain-containing protein has product MSIQPEEMLPEEKLGDFIARVRAARGMTIEQLSDEIKLGVSYVKAIEASDWRAFPVAAYVRGYLRSIGHKLNMDVEQMLRAYSAECGGPSRPVFETRASEKIKLSPLKEDEIKKKSYAVPVVIVFLVLAFLVASHFLDLESIAMKQAQDSQPAEKTPVAQEESVGTQEIPDGAEAVPVDSMAVDSTAAKDSSAKDSSAKKADATVSQAVVDEAVKKSDLPASATIFISSESKKEEKVAEKEAPKTNKTNFVLIGSGESLSWVGLKRREDANEFLKEANISRAGVRMVYNTNDTLCVTIGDPTAIAKMLLNGVETPLPEMKFGRVTRFRVYGGRIVK; this is encoded by the coding sequence ATGTCTATTCAGCCAGAAGAAATGCTGCCCGAAGAGAAGTTGGGTGACTTTATTGCAAGAGTCCGCGCCGCTCGCGGAATGACTATTGAACAACTTTCTGATGAAATCAAGCTTGGTGTTTCCTATGTGAAGGCTATTGAAGCCAGTGATTGGAGAGCTTTCCCGGTTGCCGCTTATGTGCGCGGTTACCTGCGTTCTATTGGCCATAAGCTCAATATGGACGTGGAACAGATGCTTAGGGCCTATAGCGCCGAATGTGGCGGCCCCTCTAGGCCTGTTTTCGAAACAAGGGCTTCTGAGAAAATCAAACTTTCTCCCTTGAAAGAAGATGAAATCAAGAAGAAAAGCTACGCCGTTCCGGTCGTTATTGTTTTTCTCGTACTGGCATTCCTAGTCGCTTCTCATTTCCTGGATTTGGAATCCATCGCTATGAAGCAGGCTCAGGATTCCCAGCCGGCTGAAAAGACTCCGGTGGCTCAGGAAGAATCTGTTGGTACTCAGGAAATTCCCGATGGCGCTGAAGCGGTTCCGGTAGATTCCATGGCTGTGGATTCTACGGCTGCAAAGGATTCCTCGGCGAAGGATTCTTCTGCGAAGAAGGCTGACGCTACGGTTAGCCAGGCTGTTGTCGACGAAGCGGTAAAGAAATCCGATTTGCCCGCTTCTGCAACGATTTTCATTTCGTCTGAATCCAAGAAGGAAGAAAAGGTTGCAGAAAAAGAAGCTCCGAAAACCAACAAGACGAATTTTGTGTTGATCGGTTCCGGCGAATCTCTTTCTTGGGTCGGTCTCAAGCGTCGTGAAGATGCAAACGAATTCCTGAAGGAAGCGAATATTTCTAGAGCCGGAGTCCGCATGGTTTATAATACGAACGACACCCTTTGCGTGACCATTGGCGATCCGACGGCAATTGCCAAGATGCTTTTGAACGGCGTGGAAACTCCGCTGCCCGAAATGAAGTTTGGCCGCGTGACGCGCTTCCGCGTGTACGGTGGCAGAATCGTAAAGTAA
- a CDS encoding nucleoside triphosphate pyrophosphatase produces the protein MGKTKVILASGSPRRREILQLIGVDFEVVVSNEEEKPTAKDPLEFPKENASIKALAVSRKMPSEIVLGFDTLVFLDGKPLGKPRTEAEALEMLTKLNGRSHKVITGVAIAHGGQIIKAECEETEVVFRNCSKQELENYVNSKDPMDKAGAYGIQTGGARLIKEIRGCYYNVVGLPVARMLGMLEDLKVEV, from the coding sequence ATGGGAAAAACGAAAGTGATTTTGGCGAGTGGGTCGCCGAGGCGCAGAGAAATTCTGCAGCTGATTGGCGTTGATTTTGAAGTGGTGGTTTCGAACGAAGAAGAAAAGCCGACGGCCAAGGATCCGCTGGAATTCCCGAAAGAAAATGCTTCTATCAAGGCGCTTGCCGTTTCGCGCAAGATGCCTTCCGAAATTGTGCTGGGCTTTGACACTTTGGTTTTCTTGGACGGCAAGCCTCTGGGCAAGCCCCGTACCGAGGCAGAAGCTTTGGAAATGCTTACAAAGCTTAACGGAAGATCGCACAAAGTAATAACCGGCGTGGCCATTGCCCATGGCGGACAAATTATCAAAGCGGAATGTGAAGAAACTGAGGTCGTTTTTAGAAACTGCTCCAAACAAGAGCTTGAAAATTATGTAAATTCTAAGGACCCGATGGATAAGGCTGGCGCTTACGGAATTCAGACCGGTGGTGCAAGGCTTATCAAGGAAATTCGGGGGTGCTATTACAACGTGGTGGGTTTGCCGGTGGCACGGATGCTCGGGATGTTGGAAGATTTGAAGGTAGAGGTATAA
- a CDS encoding putative LPS assembly protein LptD produces the protein MALWIFAIATPAAFGQEMTRFELEERVQEEEDTTEVDWMNDTTGVDTIEYRAVDLVYDVDKSTFNLNNSAQLKYRSATLDADTILFDQENSILAATGDPVLRETKNPSLSGMRLKYNMKNRIGEIYYATTYQDNQQLNGMEVRRLPDQRIQIARGDFSTCNDSTHQHFYFYGRRMVVKPKETITARPVVLNIADVPVAVLPMIVAPLKSGRKSGLLTPKFGGDQKQGYYMSNLGFYYAANDYWDATVKGDIIEGDEARFERSTLTGEVRYKKRYVLDGNLSYTAYLEEFDMANSGYDIRFTHNQNLTPDGKQTLSGSGSFVSSQSIRKDKALDAETILNQQANAQLTYSGRFGTNKSLTVKARQNHNLVTDMMEREIPDVQYRMSGQLFTFELDEDEEAFEDGSFISYLEKFNYNFNNRFNYYTKRARDTVNAVDTTAEYVGYTGTYSLDYSTSIFDVINLTPRASFTGYWTGTGWINPEDSLKYRKRYMSLDPEHDEYGQVAYNHNYSITADTKLYGIWVPEIGRFTGARHVLSPSVSYTYAPEIDTVKKFAPHPLLGQTPYQIKQKTVGFGLNNDFDIKYLKVVGHAADTTKGEEGRAVEDQYGTRRLLTTRHNVSYNFAADSLQFSDITSSFGFQILPDYLFTINTRHSVYHKFTENPNKVQVPELTYWGYDFSKRFNWSGDFNGGLPSQMGKYEMLRWTFGFDYSYSFSSTRVARDLFQDRVTHSTGISASLQPTKNWEMTYSTRYNYNEGRFVTHSFTFNRVLHCWQLDFSWTPTGPAAGWSFSIYVRDLPDIKLNAGSTETN, from the coding sequence TTGGCATTATGGATTTTTGCCATCGCCACTCCGGCCGCCTTCGGCCAGGAGATGACTCGCTTTGAACTCGAAGAGCGTGTTCAGGAAGAAGAGGATACGACAGAGGTCGACTGGATGAACGACACGACCGGTGTCGATACCATTGAATACCGCGCGGTGGACTTGGTTTACGATGTCGATAAATCGACCTTTAACCTGAATAACAGTGCCCAGCTCAAGTATCGTTCGGCTACTCTGGATGCCGACACGATTCTGTTTGACCAGGAAAACAGCATCTTGGCGGCAACGGGTGACCCGGTACTCCGCGAAACCAAGAACCCCTCGCTTTCGGGAATGCGGCTCAAGTACAATATGAAAAACCGCATCGGTGAAATTTATTACGCTACGACTTATCAAGATAACCAGCAACTGAACGGCATGGAGGTGCGCAGGCTTCCTGATCAACGAATTCAGATTGCTCGTGGCGATTTCAGTACCTGTAACGATTCTACGCACCAGCATTTTTATTTCTACGGACGTCGCATGGTGGTGAAGCCCAAGGAAACCATTACGGCGCGCCCTGTGGTGCTGAATATTGCCGATGTGCCTGTGGCGGTGCTGCCTATGATTGTTGCCCCCTTGAAGAGTGGACGTAAGTCGGGTCTTTTGACTCCGAAGTTCGGCGGCGACCAGAAGCAGGGTTACTACATGAGTAACCTCGGCTTCTATTACGCGGCAAACGATTACTGGGATGCAACGGTCAAGGGCGACATTATCGAAGGTGACGAGGCTCGGTTCGAACGTTCCACCTTGACAGGCGAAGTGCGATACAAGAAACGTTACGTGCTCGATGGAAACTTGTCGTATACGGCATACCTCGAAGAATTCGATATGGCGAACAGCGGCTACGATATTCGCTTTACGCACAACCAGAACTTGACTCCCGACGGCAAGCAAACTTTGAGCGGTTCAGGCTCGTTCGTCAGTAGCCAGAGCATTCGTAAGGATAAAGCTCTCGATGCAGAAACGATCTTGAACCAGCAGGCGAATGCGCAGTTGACTTACTCGGGCCGATTCGGGACGAACAAGAGCCTTACGGTGAAGGCCCGCCAGAACCACAACTTGGTGACGGACATGATGGAACGCGAAATTCCGGACGTGCAGTACCGTATGAGCGGCCAGCTGTTTACCTTCGAACTAGATGAAGATGAAGAAGCTTTCGAAGACGGTTCCTTCATTAGTTACCTGGAAAAGTTCAACTACAACTTTAACAACCGCTTCAACTATTACACCAAGCGTGCCCGCGACACGGTGAATGCGGTAGATACGACCGCGGAATACGTGGGTTACACGGGTACCTACTCCTTGGATTATTCCACCTCGATTTTCGATGTCATCAACTTGACGCCGCGAGCAAGCTTTACGGGCTACTGGACGGGAACCGGCTGGATCAATCCCGAAGATTCCCTCAAGTACCGCAAGCGTTACATGAGCCTTGACCCTGAACATGACGAATATGGTCAAGTCGCATACAACCACAACTATAGCATTACCGCAGATACAAAACTCTATGGTATCTGGGTTCCTGAAATTGGTCGCTTCACAGGTGCACGACACGTGCTTTCTCCGAGCGTCTCTTACACCTACGCTCCTGAAATCGATACGGTGAAAAAGTTCGCGCCGCATCCACTGCTGGGACAGACGCCATATCAGATCAAGCAGAAAACGGTGGGTTTCGGACTCAACAATGACTTTGATATCAAGTACCTGAAGGTGGTTGGCCATGCTGCCGATACGACCAAGGGCGAAGAGGGCCGCGCGGTAGAAGACCAGTACGGCACCAGGCGTCTTTTGACGACTCGCCATAATGTGTCCTATAACTTTGCCGCCGATTCCCTGCAGTTCTCGGACATTACGTCCTCGTTCGGTTTCCAGATTCTGCCCGATTATCTTTTTACCATCAATACGCGTCACAGTGTTTACCATAAGTTCACCGAGAATCCAAACAAGGTGCAGGTTCCTGAACTCACGTACTGGGGCTACGATTTTTCGAAACGCTTTAATTGGAGTGGCGATTTTAATGGAGGTTTGCCTTCGCAGATGGGCAAGTACGAAATGCTCCGGTGGACGTTCGGCTTTGACTACAGTTACAGCTTTAGCAGCACTCGCGTGGCTCGTGACTTGTTCCAGGACCGCGTGACTCATTCTACGGGAATCAGTGCGAGTTTGCAACCCACCAAGAACTGGGAAATGACTTACAGCACTCGTTACAACTATAACGAAGGACGTTTCGTGACGCACAGCTTTACTTTTAACCGTGTACTGCATTGCTGGCAACTTGACTTTAGTTGGACGCCCACAGGGCCCGCCGCCGGTTGGAGTTTCTCGATTTACGTGAGGGATTTGCCCGATATCAAGCTGAATGCGGGCAGTACGGAGACGAATTAG
- a CDS encoding PDZ domain-containing protein has product MNKFIKASLVAAMLAAPIMADEEFGGIGVTIYQIRDGVKVAEVIPGTPAAETKLQAGDVITAVDGVSLKGNDIEQSKSMLRGTVNKPLEITYVSEGETYTATIRRAQITVKDLESAKVESWYNKAEFNAQELETYASATESNNKQLVAVLQQGSLVASDAKVRATNLNGIYVERADEFAPKTPKQQLNKASSSSLKGFTRKAISFDLKSAGTAIVTILNSDGAEVATLRAENAQPGFNTLRWNGENIPSGRYLVRIDHNGSVSGKNAVLK; this is encoded by the coding sequence ATGAACAAGTTTATCAAGGCTTCTCTTGTTGCTGCTATGCTTGCAGCCCCGATTATGGCCGACGAAGAATTCGGCGGTATCGGTGTGACGATTTACCAGATTCGTGATGGCGTGAAGGTGGCCGAAGTGATTCCGGGTACCCCCGCTGCCGAAACCAAGCTCCAGGCGGGCGACGTGATTACCGCTGTTGACGGTGTGAGCCTCAAGGGTAACGATATTGAACAGTCCAAGTCGATGCTCCGCGGTACGGTGAACAAGCCGCTGGAAATCACTTACGTGAGCGAAGGCGAAACTTATACCGCAACCATCCGTCGTGCCCAGATTACCGTGAAGGATCTGGAAAGCGCCAAGGTGGAATCCTGGTACAACAAGGCTGAATTCAACGCTCAGGAACTTGAAACCTACGCAAGCGCAACTGAAAGCAACAACAAGCAGCTGGTTGCCGTGCTCCAACAAGGCTCGCTGGTTGCTTCTGACGCCAAGGTGCGCGCAACGAACTTGAACGGCATCTATGTTGAACGTGCCGACGAATTCGCTCCCAAGACTCCCAAGCAGCAGTTGAACAAGGCTTCGTCTTCTTCGTTGAAGGGCTTTACTCGTAAGGCCATTAGCTTTGACCTCAAGTCCGCCGGTACTGCAATCGTTACGATCTTGAATTCCGATGGTGCCGAAGTAGCAACGCTCCGTGCCGAAAATGCTCAGCCGGGCTTCAACACGCTCCGTTGGAATGGCGAAAACATTCCGAGTGGCCGTTACCTTGTTCGTATTGACCACAACGGTTCTGTGTCCGGCAAGAACGCCGTGCTGAAGTAA
- a CDS encoding pyrimidine 5'-nucleotidase codes for MVWLFDYDLTLYGAEERCVLNSLDHRISLFVQKTVGCDFETAHKVRTDYLERFGTTLAGLMAMHGTDPDEFFDFIHEPEYLIYPKKAPEKLALLKSLEGPHFVFTNGRHDWSEAGMAHMGIDSVIDGVFDLKLLGWEGKPHESAYDKMEKWLAQKLPTMGLEMPENKRDIVLLDDGLRNLEPAHRRGWTTVFVNPTTDSAPYVDYHIPHLMNLADLKL; via the coding sequence ATGGTTTGGCTGTTCGACTACGACTTGACCTTATACGGCGCCGAAGAACGGTGCGTGCTGAATTCCCTGGACCACCGCATTTCACTGTTTGTGCAGAAAACGGTCGGCTGCGATTTTGAAACGGCCCATAAGGTGCGTACCGATTACCTGGAACGGTTCGGAACGACGCTTGCTGGGCTGATGGCGATGCACGGTACCGATCCCGACGAATTTTTCGACTTCATCCATGAGCCGGAATACTTGATTTACCCCAAAAAGGCTCCTGAAAAACTGGCCCTGCTGAAAAGCCTGGAGGGTCCGCATTTCGTATTTACCAATGGCCGCCACGACTGGAGCGAGGCGGGTATGGCGCACATGGGAATTGATTCGGTTATTGATGGCGTGTTCGACTTGAAATTGCTCGGCTGGGAAGGAAAACCCCACGAAAGTGCTTACGACAAAATGGAAAAGTGGCTTGCGCAAAAGCTCCCTACCATGGGGTTAGAAATGCCCGAGAACAAACGCGACATTGTGTTGCTGGATGATGGTCTTCGCAACCTGGAACCTGCGCACCGCCGCGGCTGGACTACGGTTTTCGTGAATCCGACCACCGATAGCGCTCCCTATGTGGATTACCATATTCCGCATCTAATGAATTTGGCGGATTTAAAACTTTAA
- a CDS encoding deoxyguanosinetriphosphate triphosphohydrolase, with translation MLQWDTLLSATRYGHPADLDPNRSDFHRDYDRIVFSTAFRRLGRKTQVHPFSVNDHVHSRLTHSIEVSSVGRSLAITVYHLIKKYLPKYINEYHFGTIVQSACLAHDIGNPPFGHAGEAAIREWFRKNRNSAPMRDLNDTEMADFENFDGNAQGHRILSKLEYHFLDGGMRLTYATLGAMIKYPQLAKFGSPTSLFATEADLYRVTAYTLGIPEVETGKWVRHPLVYLMEAADDICYSILDVEDAIELGILSYGDVRGMFSYLCGPDVDIDREFQENGQNFRDFLSSVRGRAIQNLIDDVAVTFVNHYEEIMAGERVKHLTNLSRSDVMEGIRIAKRLGVERIYPDRRKTELEVGSYTTLATVLDAFINGVYDFRLNGNNSYRADRIVRLIGQAKIGQSVTVAEAYHQVLDFVSGMTDNYATYLARQIGGLAMGY, from the coding sequence ATGCTTCAATGGGATACTCTGCTTTCTGCGACGCGTTACGGGCACCCTGCCGATTTGGACCCGAACCGTTCTGACTTTCACCGCGATTACGACCGCATTGTTTTTTCGACAGCGTTCAGGCGCCTTGGTCGCAAGACTCAGGTGCACCCGTTCTCGGTGAATGATCATGTGCATAGCCGCCTCACGCATAGCATCGAAGTGTCGAGTGTGGGCAGAAGCCTTGCCATTACGGTGTATCACCTGATTAAAAAGTATTTGCCCAAATACATTAACGAATACCATTTTGGAACGATTGTGCAGTCCGCGTGCTTGGCCCACGATATCGGCAATCCGCCTTTTGGCCACGCCGGTGAAGCGGCCATTCGTGAATGGTTCCGCAAAAACCGCAATTCTGCCCCAATGCGCGACCTGAATGATACCGAAATGGCTGATTTCGAAAACTTTGATGGCAATGCTCAAGGCCACCGTATTTTGAGCAAGCTGGAATACCATTTTTTGGACGGTGGTATGCGTTTGACTTATGCAACACTCGGTGCCATGATCAAGTATCCGCAGCTTGCCAAGTTCGGTTCGCCTACAAGCTTGTTTGCGACCGAAGCGGACCTTTACCGCGTTACGGCGTACACGCTTGGCATTCCCGAAGTAGAAACGGGCAAGTGGGTGCGCCATCCGCTGGTATACCTGATGGAAGCCGCCGACGATATTTGCTACAGCATTTTGGATGTAGAAGATGCCATTGAACTGGGTATTTTGAGCTACGGCGATGTGCGTGGCATGTTCAGCTACTTGTGCGGCCCCGATGTAGACATTGACCGCGAGTTCCAGGAGAATGGTCAGAATTTCCGCGACTTCTTGAGCAGTGTGCGTGGTCGCGCTATCCAGAACTTGATTGACGACGTGGCAGTAACATTTGTGAACCATTACGAAGAAATCATGGCGGGGGAGCGAGTGAAGCATTTGACGAATCTTTCCCGTTCCGATGTCATGGAAGGAATTCGCATTGCAAAGCGCTTGGGCGTGGAACGCATTTACCCGGACCGCCGCAAGACTGAACTCGAAGTCGGTAGTTACACCACGCTTGCCACCGTGCTCGATGCCTTTATCAACGGCGTTTACGATTTCCGCTTGAATGGCAACAATTCTTACCGCGCCGACCGCATTGTACGACTCATCGGTCAAGCGAAAATTGGCCAGAGTGTGACCGTTGCCGAAGCGTACCACCAGGTGCTCGACTTCGTGAGCGGCATGACAGATAACTACGCAACGTATCTGGCGCGTCAGATCGGCGGCCTTGCCATGGGTTACTAG
- a CDS encoding cytochrome c biogenesis protein codes for MASLRVTATVLVAFLVLTFWGTLAQANAESVGLSASVAIERFFGSFFIWVLGVVPLPAFKSVAVVACVNLVASMFFRMPRGWKNAGLWLMHVALLVLLAGGVAGNEIKREYNGFEVITLNSVERPDSSATAQKVKFYAAGDSLGAEPVNLDESVLLTGWPYYVHFRGDLPMSKDKVISMYKVYYDPFHFVPYAFMVLFLLGAVFHYVVKVRGARKGTVPVLALAAGLVAMAPANSQASAQPTTIWEGLKADSPVLVDSAIRPFDSFARGFLDNLSGRVTIKFRGEVPYCERLEVPKLSAGDVVRLIQNHPEGAKNLELFKVLRSDAAQALDLSEDRRYVSYAELFRSRDLLQLYASRDDNHPATLEMRRLYSNVLEYEAVAARTAFSPVGDAEAGVDPARISMEVLYHKLNLALWAFVAAFIACLLASLNLIFKSRKMDVAANVACIATAGILAVLFTLRTYVAVRVPLSSLYEIVLLVAMLLMAFEAGAFIFCKRRTFSLMVPVTFMASLMLFFAKFVLEPGDTFRPIPAVLNSSVFLTVHVFTIALGFAGMILSGVVAHVALFRASSEKNSASSPLNSLLYGTLIFGAVFTVIGTLLGGVWADFAWGRFWGFDPKECGALFVILWAMLELHLRAGKLVSPRGFALMNCFNVIVTFLCWFGVNLLGVGLHSYGFQSGSLTWLALFVGIDSMVIAYLGLRKS; via the coding sequence TTGGCATCGCTGAGGGTGACGGCTACTGTCCTTGTCGCCTTTTTGGTGCTCACATTTTGGGGAACCCTGGCGCAGGCAAATGCGGAATCGGTCGGGCTTTCAGCGTCGGTTGCTATTGAGCGTTTTTTTGGCAGTTTCTTTATATGGGTGCTAGGCGTTGTTCCGTTGCCCGCGTTCAAGAGTGTTGCGGTTGTTGCGTGCGTGAACCTTGTTGCGAGTATGTTTTTCCGGATGCCCCGCGGTTGGAAAAACGCGGGACTTTGGCTTATGCATGTTGCCTTGCTCGTGTTGCTCGCGGGTGGCGTTGCCGGGAATGAAATCAAGCGGGAGTACAATGGTTTCGAGGTAATTACCTTGAATTCTGTCGAACGTCCTGATTCCAGTGCGACTGCGCAGAAGGTGAAGTTCTATGCGGCAGGCGATAGCTTGGGTGCAGAGCCCGTGAATCTAGATGAATCCGTGTTACTCACGGGTTGGCCCTACTATGTGCATTTTCGGGGTGACTTGCCTATGTCGAAAGACAAGGTCATCTCGATGTACAAGGTTTATTACGACCCGTTCCATTTCGTGCCTTATGCGTTCATGGTGCTGTTCCTGTTGGGGGCGGTGTTCCATTACGTGGTGAAGGTGCGTGGTGCGCGGAAGGGGACTGTTCCGGTGTTGGCGCTTGCTGCAGGCCTTGTTGCGATGGCGCCCGCCAATTCGCAGGCGTCGGCGCAACCGACGACCATCTGGGAAGGCCTGAAGGCGGATTCCCCTGTGCTGGTAGATTCTGCTATTCGTCCGTTTGATTCCTTTGCCCGCGGATTCCTGGACAATCTGAGCGGTCGCGTGACAATCAAGTTCCGCGGGGAGGTCCCATACTGCGAAAGGCTGGAGGTGCCAAAGCTTTCTGCCGGGGATGTCGTGCGTCTAATCCAGAACCATCCCGAGGGAGCGAAAAATCTTGAGCTATTCAAGGTGCTGCGTAGCGATGCGGCGCAGGCTTTGGATTTGTCCGAAGACCGCCGTTACGTGAGCTATGCGGAACTTTTCCGTTCCCGTGATTTGCTTCAACTTTATGCGAGCCGAGATGATAATCACCCGGCAACTCTCGAAATGCGGCGACTCTATTCGAACGTCCTGGAATACGAGGCAGTCGCGGCACGGACGGCGTTCTCGCCGGTCGGTGATGCAGAGGCGGGTGTGGATCCTGCGCGGATTTCGATGGAGGTGCTCTACCACAAGCTTAATCTGGCGCTATGGGCGTTCGTGGCGGCTTTTATCGCTTGCCTGCTTGCATCGCTGAATTTGATTTTCAAGTCGCGGAAAATGGATGTGGCGGCGAATGTGGCCTGTATCGCGACGGCGGGAATACTTGCGGTTCTGTTTACCTTGCGCACATACGTCGCCGTCCGTGTTCCGCTTTCTAGTTTGTACGAAATCGTGTTGCTCGTGGCTATGCTGTTGATGGCGTTTGAGGCGGGCGCGTTTATATTCTGCAAGCGCCGTACGTTCTCGCTCATGGTTCCCGTGACATTCATGGCGTCCCTCATGTTGTTTTTCGCGAAGTTCGTGCTGGAGCCGGGCGATACGTTCAGACCTATCCCTGCTGTACTGAATTCCTCGGTTTTCCTCACGGTTCACGTGTTCACGATTGCGCTTGGTTTTGCTGGGATGATCCTTTCTGGAGTCGTGGCGCATGTGGCACTGTTTCGCGCCTCTTCAGAAAAGAACAGCGCGAGTTCCCCGCTCAATTCGCTCCTGTACGGAACGCTTATCTTTGGCGCAGTCTTTACCGTTATAGGTACGCTCCTGGGTGGTGTGTGGGCTGATTTTGCCTGGGGACGCTTCTGGGGTTTTGACCCTAAGGAATGTGGAGCTTTGTTTGTGATTCTTTGGGCGATGCTTGAGCTTCATTTGCGTGCGGGCAAATTGGTGTCTCCCCGTGGCTTTGCGCTGATGAATTGCTTTAACGTAATTGTGACTTTCCTTTGCTGGTTCGGCGTGAACTTGCTCGGCGTGGGCTTGCACAGTTACGGATTCCAGAGTGGCTCCTTGACATGGCTTGCGCTGTTTGTTGGGATTGATTCGATGGTGATTGCGTATCTCGGCTTGCGAAAATCCTAG
- a CDS encoding metallophosphoesterase yields the protein MTNSLDFIGDVHGHCDELRALLKKLGYVESNGAYRYPGNERTVVFLGDYVDRGSKVRETLNLVRAMREAGTAVALMGNHEFNMLSFWQKNGAGGGHFLHRFKDGFLREHSFNKVAIHSRTVSSFVGRKQEFLDALEFAKTLPFYLETDSFRAQHACFDGAAVEALRRENITCFADGDFDKLIARANDEDFEYEDSLFVPVSTLLKGPEMPLPVGEYFTDAEGVRRVKTRIAWWVNPAKASFGELSFQPGVSMDVQAEVLPQVRRRNYYGENERPVFFGHYWLTGLPKLIRDNVCCLDFSVAGYRGNGRLVAYRFDGEQKLDESKFVWVEAV from the coding sequence ATGACGAATTCCTTGGATTTTATCGGTGATGTTCATGGACATTGTGATGAACTGCGAGCCCTGTTAAAGAAGTTGGGTTACGTGGAATCGAATGGCGCCTACCGTTATCCCGGGAATGAACGTACGGTAGTGTTTCTGGGCGATTATGTGGATCGCGGCTCCAAGGTGCGTGAAACGCTGAACTTGGTGCGTGCAATGCGGGAGGCAGGAACTGCTGTTGCCCTCATGGGAAACCACGAATTCAATATGCTTTCGTTCTGGCAAAAGAATGGTGCTGGTGGCGGGCATTTTCTGCATCGTTTTAAAGACGGCTTTTTGCGAGAGCACAGCTTTAATAAGGTGGCAATCCATTCGCGGACTGTATCTTCTTTTGTGGGTCGTAAGCAAGAGTTTCTGGATGCTCTTGAATTTGCAAAAACATTGCCGTTCTATCTAGAGACAGATTCGTTCAGGGCCCAGCATGCCTGCTTTGACGGGGCTGCCGTCGAGGCTTTAAGGCGTGAAAATATTACCTGCTTTGCCGATGGCGATTTCGACAAATTGATTGCTCGCGCCAACGACGAGGATTTTGAATACGAAGACAGCCTTTTTGTGCCTGTGAGTACGCTTTTAAAGGGCCCCGAAATGCCCTTGCCCGTAGGCGAATACTTTACCGATGCCGAGGGGGTACGCCGTGTCAAGACACGTATCGCCTGGTGGGTGAATCCGGCAAAGGCAAGCTTCGGCGAGCTGAGTTTCCAGCCCGGAGTTTCGATGGATGTGCAGGCGGAAGTCTTGCCGCAAGTACGTCGGCGGAATTATTATGGCGAAAACGAACGCCCTGTGTTCTTTGGACATTATTGGTTAACGGGGCTTCCAAAGTTGATTCGCGATAACGTTTGCTGCTTGGATTTTAGCGTGGCTGGTTACCGCGGAAATGGGCGGCTTGTGGCTTACCGCTTTGATGGTGAGCAGAAACTGGATGAAAGCAAGTTTGTGTGGGTGGAGGCTGTCTAG
- the ung gene encoding uracil-DNA glycosylase, with amino-acid sequence MSVKLEESWLNLLADQFEQPYFKQIKEKLLQEKAEHHVVYPPGSQIFAALDFCPVDKVKAVIIGQDPYHNPGQAHGLCFSVPVGIDPPPSLINIFQELHDDLGINPPPHGNLESWAHQGILLLNASLTVRAHMAASHAGIGWQQFTDTIIKRLSEIRENLVFLLWGSFAIKKQELVAKNRGHLILTAPHPSPLSAYRGFFGCKHFSKANEYLKSKGLEPIDWSIK; translated from the coding sequence ATGTCCGTTAAACTCGAAGAATCCTGGCTCAACCTGCTCGCAGACCAATTCGAGCAGCCATATTTTAAACAAATTAAAGAAAAACTTTTGCAAGAAAAGGCGGAACACCATGTGGTTTATCCGCCGGGATCTCAGATTTTTGCGGCCCTCGACTTTTGCCCTGTCGATAAAGTCAAGGCCGTCATTATCGGTCAAGACCCCTACCACAATCCGGGCCAAGCCCACGGGCTGTGTTTCTCGGTCCCTGTAGGAATCGACCCGCCGCCTTCGCTCATCAACATTTTCCAGGAACTCCACGATGATCTAGGCATTAACCCGCCGCCGCACGGAAACCTGGAAAGCTGGGCTCACCAGGGAATCCTGTTGCTGAACGCCTCCCTCACGGTCCGCGCCCACATGGCAGCAAGCCATGCCGGAATCGGGTGGCAACAGTTTACAGACACCATCATCAAGCGACTCTCCGAAATCCGCGAAAACCTGGTATTTTTGCTTTGGGGCAGTTTTGCAATCAAAAAACAGGAACTCGTGGCTAAAAACCGTGGTCATCTGATTTTGACAGCCCCCCACCCGAGTCCTCTTTCGGCTTACCGCGGGTTCTTCGGATGTAAACATTTTAGTAAGGCAAACGAATATTTAAAAAGCAAAGGACTTGAACCCATCGACTGGAGCATTAAGTAG